The Mucilaginibacter yixingensis genome window below encodes:
- a CDS encoding UDP-2,3-diacylglucosamine diphosphatase: MPERNKIYFASDFHLGTPSYTATREREQRLINWLDIVKVDAAELFLVGDVFDFWFEYATVVPKGYIRFLGKLAELADAGVKLWFFKGNHDMWVFDYFEQELDATIIDNEMIIERHGKKFFIHHGDGLAAGDHSYKLLKKIFRSNLCQWLFARIHPNLGVGIANYWSRHSRKSNMKKKDPRPAESEWLVAYCRQHLDREYDYMIFGHSHLPVDYRLNDKTRYINLGEWLMYDYSYAVFDGEDVVLHYKERE; the protein is encoded by the coding sequence ATGCCCGAGCGCAATAAGATTTACTTCGCATCAGATTTTCATTTAGGCACACCTAGCTATACCGCCACCCGTGAGCGTGAACAACGCTTGATCAATTGGCTGGATATAGTGAAAGTTGATGCCGCTGAACTGTTTCTGGTAGGCGATGTGTTTGACTTTTGGTTTGAATATGCCACTGTGGTGCCCAAAGGCTACATCCGTTTTCTGGGCAAGCTGGCCGAGCTGGCCGATGCTGGCGTTAAGTTATGGTTCTTCAAAGGCAATCATGATATGTGGGTGTTTGATTACTTTGAGCAGGAGTTGGATGCCACGATCATCGATAATGAGATGATTATAGAGCGTCATGGCAAAAAGTTTTTCATCCATCATGGTGACGGACTGGCTGCGGGCGATCATTCCTATAAGCTACTTAAGAAAATCTTCAGGAGTAACCTTTGTCAATGGCTCTTTGCCCGGATCCACCCCAACCTGGGGGTGGGGATAGCCAACTACTGGTCGCGCCATAGCCGCAAAAGCAATATGAAGAAGAAAGACCCGCGCCCGGCGGAGTCTGAATGGTTGGTAGCATACTGTCGCCAGCACCTTGACCGCGAATATGATTACATGATTTTTGGCCACAGTCATTTACCGGTAGACTACCGTTTGAACGATAAAACCCGCTACATTAATCTGGGTGAGTGGTTGATGTATGATTATAGTTATGCGGTGTTTGATGGTGAGGATGTGGTGTTG